A stretch of the Rosa rugosa chromosome 5, drRosRugo1.1, whole genome shotgun sequence genome encodes the following:
- the LOC133709493 gene encoding pyruvate dehydrogenase (acetyl-transferring) kinase, mitochondrial, translating into MAVKKACESFSKSLIDEVQRWGCMKQTGVSLRYMMEFGSEPTLRNLLISAQFLHKELPIRIARRANELETLPYGLSEKPAVLKVRDWYLDSFRDLRSFPDIKDENDEKDFTQMIKAIKVRHNNVVPMMALGVQQLKKGVNPKIVYEDLDEIHQFLDRFYMSRIGIRMLIGQHVELHNPNPPPHCVGYIHTKMSPLEVARNASEDARSICFHEYGSAPNVNIYGDPDFTFPYVPTHLHLMVFELVKNSLRAVQERFMDSDKVAPPIRIIVADGIEDVTIKVSDEGGGIPRSGLPKIFTYLYSTAANHVDEQTDLGTTDSVTMAGYGYGLPISRLYARYFGGDLQIISMEGYGTDAYLHLSRLGDSQEPLP; encoded by the exons ATGGCGGTGAAGAAGGCGTGCGAGTCCTTCTCGAAGAGCTTGATCGACGAGGTGCAGAGATGGGGGTGTATGAAGCAGACGGGGGTGAGTTTGAGGTACATGATGGAGTTTGGGTCGGAGCCGACGTTGAGGAATTTGTTGATTTCGGCCCAGTTTCTGCATAAGGAGTTGCCTATCAGGATTGCCAGGAGGGCTAATGAGCTCGAGACTCTGCCTTATGGCTTGTCCGAGAAACCTGCTGTCTTGAAG GTACGAGACTGGTATTTGGATTCATTTCGCGACCTGAGATCCTTTCCTGACATCAAGGATGAAAATGATGAGAAGGATTTTACACAAATGATCAAGGCGATCAAGGTGAGACACAACAATGTCGTTCCCATGATGGCTTTAGGTGTTCAACAGTTGAAGAAAGGCGTAAATCCAAAGATTGTCTATGAGGATCTTGATGAGATTCACCAATTTTTGGACCGCTTCTACATGTCGAGAATTGGAATTCGCATGCTGATCG GCCAGCATGTTGAGTTGCACAATCCCAATCCCCCTCCTCATTGTGTGGGTTACATACATACAAAAATGTCTCCACTGGAGGTAGCACGAAATGCCAGTGAGGATGCTCGCTCGATTTGCTTTCATGAGTATGGCAGTGCACCTAACGTCAACATCTATGGGGATCCTGATTTTACCTTCCC ATATGTTCCTACACACTTACATCTTATGGTCTTTGAGTTGGTTAAGAATTCTCTGCGTGCTGTCCAAGAGCGTTTTATGGACTCGGACAAAGTTGCACCTCCTATTAGAATTATAGTTGCTGATGGAATTGAAGATGTTACGATCAAG GTCTCAGATGAGGGCGGTGGCATACCAAGAAGTGGACTCCCCAAAATTTTCACATATCTTTATAGCACTGCAGCGAACCATGTGGATGAGCAGACAGATCTTGGGACTACTGATTCAGTTACAATGGCTGGATATGGGTATGGGCTTCCTATAAGCCGCTTGTATGCTAGGTATTTTGGAGGAGATCTGCAAATAATCTCTATGGAAGGATACG GGACTGATGCATACCTCCATTTGTCTCGGTTGGGAGATTCACAGGAGCCTTTGCCATGA